The genomic window CGCGTAGCAATACGAGCGGCAGACGGGTGAGTAACGCGTGGGAATCTACCGTACCCTACGGAATAACGCATGGAAACGTGTGCTAATACCGTATACGCCCTACGGGGGAAAGATTTATCGGGGTATGATGAGCCCGCGTTGGATTAGCTAGTTGGTGGGGTAAAGGCCTACCAAGGCGACGATCCATAGCTGGTCTGAGAGGATGATCAGCCACATTGGGACTGAGACACGGCCCAAACTCCTACGGGAGGCAGCAGTGGGGAATATTGGACAATGGGCGCAAGCCTGATCCAGCCATGCCGCGTGAGTGATGAAGGCCTTAGGGTTGTAAAGCTCTTTCACCGGTGAAGATAATGACGGTAACCGGAGAAGAAGCCCCGGCTAACTTCGTGCCAGCAGCCGCGGTAATACGAAGGGGGCTAGCGTTGTTCGGAATTACTGGGCGTAAAGCGCATGTAGGCGGATATTTAAGTCAGGGGTGAAATCCCAGAGCTCAACTCTGGAACTGCCTTTGATACTGGGTATCTTGAGTATGGAAGAGGTAAGTGGAATTCCGAGTGTAGAGGTGAAATTCGTAGATATTCGGAGGAACACCAGTGGCGAAGGCGGCTTACTGGTCCATTACTGACGCTGAGGTGCGAAAGCGTGGGGAGCAAACAGGATTAGATACCCTGGTAGTCCACGCCGTAAACGATGAATGTTAGCCGTCGGGCAGTTGACTGTTCGGTGGCGCAGCTAACGCATTAAACATTCCGCCTGGGGAGTACGGTCGCAAGATTAAAACTCAAAGGAATTGACGGGGGCCCGCACAAGCGGTGGAGCATGTGGTTTAATTCGAAGCAACGCGCAGAACCTTACCAGCTCTTGACATCCGGGTCGCGGACAGTGGAGACATTGTCCTTCAGTTAGGCTGGACCCAGGACAGGTGCTGCATGGCTGTCGTCAGCTCGTGTCGTGAGATGTTGGGTTAAGTCCCGCAACGAGCGCAACCCTCGCCCTTAGTTGCCAGCATTTGGTTGGGCACTCTAAGGGGACTGCCGGTGATAAGCCGAGAGGAAGGTGGGGATGACGTCAAGTCCTCATGGCCCTTACGGGCTGGGCTACACACGTGCTACAATGGTGGTGACAGTGGGCAGCGAGACCGCGAGGTCGAGCTAATCTCCAAAAGCCATCTCAGTTCGGATTGCACTCTGCAACTCGAGTGCATGAAGTTGGAATCGCTAGTAATCGCGGATCAGCATGCCGCGGTGAATACGTTCCCGGGCCTTGTACACACCGCCCGTCACACCATGGGAGTTGGTTTTACCCGAAGGTAGTGCGCTAACCGCAAGGAGGCAGCTAACCACGGTAGGGTCAGCGACTGGGGTGAAGTCGTAACAAGGTAGCCGTAGGGGAACCTGCGGCTGGATCACCTCCTTTCTAAGGAAGCCAGTTTTTTAAGTGGTTTTGGCAAACCTTTCCTGTTCTTCGAACAGGGGTGCCAAAACGGGCCATACGGCACACTTTAAAACCGCTTTTTAGAACAAGATCGGACCAGTCAGGTCACGATCGCAACGTAATACGCCGGGACACTGCTTGCAGGTCTGCGGTATGGCGCAAACCGCCGTCTACGTTTCTCTTTCTTCGCAAGGATATACGAACCACGCCCGCTCGGCGGTCGCGTGCTGACCGGAATGGGCCCGTAGCTCAGGTGGTTAGAGCGCACGCCTGATAAGCGTGAGGTCGGCAGTTCGAGTCTGCCCGGGCCCACCATTACGATTGGCAAGACCGATCTTGGTTGGGAATAGGCGGTCGATCGAAAGGTTGGGGCTGTAGCTCAGCTGGGAGAGCACCTGCTTTGCAAGCAGGGGGTCAGCGGTTCGATCCCGCTCAGCTCCACCAATATTTTTGTCCTGACGCTGTCGCGGCTTTGCCGCTTTGCTCCGGACGGGCCGCCGAACCCACGGGTCAAGCCCGAGGGCAGGCTGGCGACGCGCGATTGCGCTGTATTGGTGGATTGAATTGGCAGATATCCTTGGAAGAAAAAAACGTTTTGCACCTGGCGGTAAGCCTTGTGCCTGTTCTGCATACATTGTGAAGAGAAGATTGATCCGGATCGAGGGTAACCTCGATGCCTCAAGGATCGTTTGTTGTTCAGGGCTTGCCCTGTCTGGCGGACGATCTGGTGGATGGTTTGCTAACCGCACATCCCTGGATTTGATCTCGAGAAGCTGGTCTTAAGATCTGGCACAAGTGAGCTGCTCGGCGTAGCTCCAATAAAGTGACCGGATCGAACACGTCGATGGCATCATGAATGATGCGGTTGTAAAAGGTAACCGCGTCTCTGGTCCGGCAAGCTCAGGTTTGCCCGGATAGTCAGATTTGGAACCCCTTCGAGCGCAAGCGAGGAGGATAGGAATTCCAAATCCAGTAAGTGATGAGCATTGGCAATGAGAACGATTAAGTGTCGTAAGGGCATTTGGTGGATGCCTTGGCATGCACAGGCGAAGAAGGACGTGATACGCTGCGATAAGCCGTGGGGAGCTGCGAATGAGCTTTGATCCATGGATCTCCGAATGGGGAAACCCACCTTAAATACCTAGAAAATCTGTTCTGTGGCTTTTGGCCTGCATGGGGCTTCCCATACAGGGCGTGAGCCCGTCGGCGTTTTTACGCCGTGCCGTCCGCAGCGAAGCGATCTGAAAGATCGCGACAGCGGTAAGGACAGAAGAGGTTTCTAGGTATTGTTATAAGGTATCTTACCTTCGAATACATAGGGGTAAGAAGCGAACGCAGGGAACTGAAACATCTAAGTACCTGCAGGAAAGGACATCAACCGAGACTCCGCAAGTAGTGGCGAGCGAACGCGGACCAGGCCAGTGGCAATGCAGAATAAAGTCGAACCCTCTGGAAAGTTGGGCCATAGCGGGTGACAGCCCCGTAGACGTAGAACATGCATTGTCCTTGAGTAAGGCGGGACACGTGAAATCCTGTCTGAACATGGGGAGACCACTCTCCAAGCCTAAGTACTCGTGCATGACCGATAGCGAACAAGTACCGTGAGGGAAAGGTGAAAAGCACCCCGACAAGGGGAGTGAAATAGAACCTGAAACCGGATGCCTACAAGCAGTTGGAGGCCGCAAGGCTGACAGCGTACCTTTTGTATAATGGGTCAACGACTTAGTGTAGCGAGCAAGCTTAAGCCGGTAGGTGTAGGCGTAGCGAAAGCGAGTCTGAACAGGGCGTTCAGTTCGTTGCATTAGACCCGAAACCGAGTGATCTAGCCATGAGCAGGTTGAAGGTTGGGTAACACCAACTGGAGGACCGAACCCGCATCTGTTGCAATAGATTGGGATGACTTGTGGCTAGGGGTGAAAGGCCAATCAAACTCGGAGATAGCTGGTTCTCCGCGAAATCTATTTAGGTAGAGCGTCGACCGAATACCCTCGGGGGTAGAGCACTGGATGGGCTATGGGGACTCACCGTCTTACTGATCCTAACCAAACTCCGAATACCGAGGAGTACTAGTCGGCAGACACACGGCGGGTGCTAACGTCCGTCGTGAAAAGGGCAACAACCCTGACCTCCAGCTAAGGTCCCCAAGTCATGGCTAAGTGGGAAAGGATGTGAGGATCCCAAAACAACCAGGATGTTGGCTTAGAAGCAGCCATCATTTAAAGAAAGCGTAACAGCTCACTGGTCTAAATAAGGGTCTTTGCGCCGAAAATGTAACGGGGCTAAAGCCATGCACCGAAGCTGAGGATGTGGATTTATCCACGTGGTAGCGGAGCGTTCCGTAAGTCTGTGAAGGGGTATCCGTGAGGAGCCCTGGAGATATCGGAAGTGCGAATGTTGACATGAGTAACGATAAAGGGAGTGAGAGACTCCCTCGCCGAAAGACCAAGGGTTCCTGCTTAAAGTTAATCTGAGCAGGGTTAGCCGGCCCCTAAGACGAGGCGGACACGCGTAGTCGATGGGAACCACGTTAATATTCGTGGGCCTGGTGGTAGTGACGGATTGCACAAGTTGTTCTGGTTTATTGGATTATCAGGGCAGCGGAGCGGTTCCAGGAAATAGCTCCACCGTATAGACCGTACCCGAAACCGACACAGGTGGTCAGGTAGAGTATACCAAGGCGCTTGAGAGAACTATGCTGAAGGAACTCGGCAAATTGCACGCGTAACTTCGGAAGAAGCGTGACCCCTTTTGACGCAAGTCAGATGGGGTGGCACAGACCAGGGGGTAGCGACTGTTTATCAAAAACACAGGGCTCTGCGAAGTCGCAAGACGACGTATAGGGTCTGACGCCTGCCCGGTGCTGGAAGGTTAAGAGGAGAGGTGCAAGCTTTGAATCGAAGCCCCAGTAAACGGCGGCCGTAACTATAACGGTCCTAAGGTAGCGAAATTCCTTGTCGGGTAAGTTCCGACCTGCACGAATGGCGTAACGACTTCCCCGCTGTCTCCAGCATAGACTCAGTGAAATTGAATTCCCCGTGAAGATGCGGGGTTCCTGCGGTTAGACGGAAAGACCCCGTGCACCTTTACTATAGCTTTACACTGGCATTCGTGTCGGCATGTGTAGGATAGGTGGTAGGCTTTGAAGCTTGGACGCCAGTTTGAGTGGAGCCATCCTTGAAATACCACCCTTATCGTCATGGATGTCTAACCGCGGTCCGTTATCCGGATCCGGGACAGTGTATGGTGGGTAGTTTGACTGGGGCGGTCGCCTCCGAAAGAGTAACGGAGGCGCGCGATGGTGGGCTCAGAGCGGTCGGAAATCGCTCGTCGAGTGCAATGGCATAAGCCCGCCTGACTGCGAGACTGACAAGTCGAGCAGAGACGAAAGTCGGTCATAGTGATCCGGTGGTCCCGCGTGGAAGGGCCATCGCTCAACGGATAAAAGGTACGCCGGGGATAACAGGCTGATGACCCCCAAGAGTCCATATCGACGGGGTTGTTTGGCACCTCGATGTCGGCTCATCGCATCCTGGGGCTGGAGCAGGTCCCAAGGGTTTGGCTGTTCGCCAATTAAAGCGGTACGTGAGCTGGGTTCAGAACGTCGTGAGACAGTTCGGTCCCTATCTGCCGTGGGTGTAGGAATATTGACAGGATCTGTCCCTAGTACGAGAGGACCGGGATGGACATATCTCTGGTGGACCTGTTGTCGTGCCAACGGCATAGCAGGGTAGCTATATATGGACGGGATAACCGCTGAAGGCATCTAAGCGGGAAACCCACCTGAAAACGAGTGTTCCCTATCAGAGCCGTGGAAGACGACCACGTTGATAGGCCGGGTGTGGAAGCGCAGCAATGTGTGAAGCTTACCGGTACTAATAGCTCGATTGGCTTGATCGTTCTCATTGACCATGCTCATCGAACGGAGTTCGATGATGCATCTTTCTTGTCCTGACGCGCAGAAGCGCTCCGGACGGGCCGGCCGACAATGGCCGACGCGCTTTTGCGCTGTATGGCTGCCTTGCTCGACGTCGAGTTTGGCAGCAGTACAGAACGCGAGTTCGTCGCCAGGCGTCTGGCGCGCCGTCTGTAGCGTAGCGATCGAAGATCGCGGCAGCGTGAAGACAGGAAGGCATGACGTGTTCAAAGACTGAAAAATAGAGGCTATGTCGCCTCAACCAGCTTCTCATATTGTTGCGCTTCGCTGACCTGGTGGTTATTGCGGGGCGGCTGCACCCGTTCCCATTCCGAACACGGCCGTGAAACGCCCCTGCGCCGATGGTACTTCGTCTCAAGACGCGGGAGAGTAGGTCGCTGCCAGGTCTGCAAAACGCAACACGCACATGCGCCCGGACATGAAAGGTCCGCAAAGCGGCATGTGAAAAGATCAAAGCAACATCTTCTCATCATGAAATGACGGCCCGAGCCGAAACAAAAGGGCCGCCCAAAGCGGTCCTTTCTGCTTTAAGGCCCTATATACAGTATGAAACTTCAACGCACCCGATGTATAACGGGGCGTCCCTTACAGGAGCAGACAGCCTTCGGCAATTTGCTCCGGCACAGGCATCACCGCCAAACCGGTGACGCTACCGTGACAAAACCCAAACGGTTTTGCACACCGGATAAACCGCTTCGCGGTTTACCTACAGGACGCGGGGTGGAGCAGCCCGGTAGCTCGTCAGGCTCATAACCTGAAGGCCGCAGGTTCAAATCCTGCCCCCGCAACCACGTCCCCCTTCCACTGAGTTCCAGTGAAGGCTTTTTAAGTCCAATTCCCCAATCAAAACAAAGCTGTAAAGCGAGAATACGGGTCTGGTGCGTTCCGGGAATGTCCACTGACAGCCAGACTTTTTGTGGGTATTTTTGCGGGTAGTTCACAACGACTATCCGGAGATACCAACAATGGCGTTGACCGATACCGCAATCAAGAATGTGAAGCCCTCCGACAAGCCCCGCAAGATGAGTGACGGCGGCGGCCTGTTCCTGCTGGTGCAGCCGGCCGGCTCGAAGCTGTGGCGGCAGTCCTACCGTTTCGACGGCAAGCAGAAGCTCTTGAGCCACGGTTCCTATCCGACAGTGTCGCTTCAGGATGCGCGGGCAAAGCGCGAAGCCGCGAAGGAACTGCTCGGCAAGGGCATCGATCCCGCCGCGGACCTGAAATCCAAAAAGAAGAAGGAAGTCGAACCGGGCGAGATTTTTGCCGTCGTCGCCAAGGAGTGGTTCGATAACAGGAAGACGGGCTGGACGGAGCGTTATGCCTCTCGCCTGTGGAATCGTCTCGAAAACGATATCATCGGAAGGATCGGGGATCGCCCCATTGCCGAAATCGAGCCGTGGGAGATACTGGAAGCCGTTCGCAAGATCGAAAAACGCGGCTCCCTGGTGATGGCCGGCCGGGTCCTGTCGACCTGCGGGCAGGTGTTCCGCTATGCGGTCTCGACGCAGCGTGCGAAGAGCGACCCCTCGCGGGACCTGCGGGGAGCGCTTCGCACGCCGAACCCCGTCCAGCACCACAAGGCCATGAAGGCATCTGAACTGGCTCCCTTCTTTAAGGCTCTGGCCGCATATCCCGGAGATGAGCAGACGGTTCTGGCGTTGCGCTTCGTGATCCACACGATGGTCCGCACAACGGAAGCGCGACTCGCCGAATGGGAGGAGTTCGAATTGGATGCCAAGGAACCCGTCTGGCGTATTCCGGCCGAGCGCATGAAGATGGGCCATGGCCATATCGTTCCGCTCACACCGCAGGTACTGGCCATCCTCCGCAAGCTCAGGAAGCTCTCTGGTGGGAGCAAATATGTTATGCCGACCACCACGAAGGAAGGCGTGATCTCGCAGAACACGATGATCTATGCGCTGTACCGGATGGGCTATCACTCCCGCGCCACTGTTCACGGCTTCCGTGGCACCGCGAGCACGATCCTCAACGAGCAGGGCTTCAATAGCGACTGGGTGGAGGCGCAACTGGCACATACGGATCGTGACGAGGTCCGCGCCGCCTATAACAGCGCCAGATGGCTGCCGCGACGCCGCAAGATGCTTCAGTGGTGGAGCAAGTATCTCGACAAGGTTGAGGCGGGAAGCAGCGCGAAACAGTCCGGTATTCGGGCCGCGGCTGCATGATTTGATCACTCAATGGCTTTGGCGGTTGCGACAGGGCCTGTATTTCCAGAGGAGGTGAGCGGGAGCTTCTGGGCTCCCGCTTCGATTATCAAGCTCTGGCAAGAATCGCTGTGCGAGCGTGTTCACGCCAGAAGCGATCGACCAGACGTCCTTCCAGAATGTCCGCTTCCAGATGGAGGCGTTTGGCGGTGCAATGGTTGTCCCAGCCGGCTTCGAAGCGTCCTTCGCAGTGAAGCTCGTTAGCCCGGCTGGCAACATCCTTGGCTTCTGACTCCGAGGCAACCGGAACGCACCATCCGACGTGGTCATCAAACACCTCGCCGGCCAGAACAAGCCGCCCTCGATCGTCGAGAAGACGGATCAACTGCGGCCTGAAACCGAGGGCGTCGGGACGGTCGTCAAGATTGAACCCGTGTTCCCGAATGCAGGTTTCGGAAAGTGCGATGGCATCTTCGATCAGGCCGCAATGGCCAAGATCGAATTGGTATACGAGCTGCCAGGTTCCGAAGATGGGATTGTCTTCCATGAAGGATAAGTCGCCATCGCATAGGACGCGGAACTGGCGCCAGAACGCATCTTCGCGGATGGATGTTCCGGTTTGATAGGGCGTGACGACATAGGGAATGCCGTCGTGGTAACGCACTTGCAGGCTCATGATATGCGCTCCTTGTGAAAGCGGGCGCTACGAAACCCTGTGCGGGTCTGTAGAGCCCACACGGGGTTGGAGTGTCGAATCCAGGAAGGATTGCGGGCTGACTAAAGCCACCCGGACGCGGCGAAGGAGAATGGCTCTCCCTTGCCGACGATGAGATGATCCAGCACGCGCACGTCCACCGTTTCCAATGCGGTCTTCAGCCGGTTGGTGTGCGAGATGTCGGCCGAGCTGGGCGACGTCTCGCGCGATGGATGCTGGTGGGCAAGGATCAGGGGTCGAGGCGTTTAGAGCCAGGGCGCGCTGTACGACCACGCGCGGGTAGACGGCCGCCGAATTGACCGTGCCGGTAAACAGCGTCTCATAAGAGAGGACACGATACTGGCTGTTGAGAAAAACCGCGACAACGATCTCGTTGGGCTCCGGCATCAGTCTCAGACGCAGGTAATCGCGAACCCCTGTCGTGCTGTTCAGAACAGGACCGGCTTTGAAAACGCGATCTTCGAGTATTGTGATGGCCTGCTCGATGATCCGGTCATCGTGCTGCATAGACGAAGTGTCGTTCGGCTCGGTCTGGGAACCAACGAGCGAGAGAGTAGTGGGCATTGCGAACCTCCAGATGTGAAATCGGAAGGTGCTTGCCCCGGAGAGCGCGGCCCTCCCGGTGATTGTGAACGTGATCTGATGACTATGCTGCATCCTTCATCTTGCGATGGCGTTCGCCGGGCGGATGCTGTGCGAACTGGTTCGATCAACGCGGAAGAATCCGCGCCGTAGCCTTGAAGATCGAAAGCTACCTGGGCGCGCCGACCGGGTCGGCAGGCGTTTTGGAATGGTCGGATCGTCCGGTTGTTTCATCTGCCGACAGGAGATCCAACGCGGAAAGCAGCGCATCGCCCTCGATGGGACCGGGGAGGATCAGCGACTTGCCGCTGGCGTTCTCCTGAAGCTTTACGGTCGGCGTCGCATTGACGCCATCGGCTGCACCTTCCTGCGTCTGAAGCTGTATCGATGTTCTCGAGCCATCGCTGGCGATGCAGGCTTTGGTGTCGTCGTTCAGGCCGGGATAGTTTGTGCCGTCCGGAATACCGCGACCGTCGCTACGGGTATGGCGGTAAATCCAGGTCACGGCATCCCAGAAGGCAGGTTGTCCGCCGGTCTTCCCGACGCATTCGGCCAGTGTCGCAAGTTCGGTGGCGGCTGGCTCGTGGATCGACAGCGGCAGGTGATGCCATATCAGCACGGTATCGGGATGGCCATCGATCCAGGATTTGAGGACCGGAAAATAGGCTTTGCAGAACGTGCATTCCAGATCAGCATAAAGCGTAAGCGTATAGCGGGCATCGTTTTGTCCCAAAAGCCAGGGCGGACCTGATAGGAATGATTGCAGGGTATGATTGCCGCCGATGACAACGCTTGCCGACGGTTCCGCCCGGTCCGCGAGATGCCAGGCCAGCAGGCCCAGCGGCGAGAGCAAGGCCGTTGCCAGAATAATCACTCCATAGTTCAGGGATCGATACGAGGTCGGTTTGATGGGCACGGCTGGCTCCTGACGCACATTGCTGGGTGTGCATTGGCCCGAATGGGCTCTGCCAGTGGATCATGCCGGTGCGAATTCAGGAGCCAACAAACCGGAACCGGCCGGAACCGAATTGTTGGCCGAAGCAGACACTTTCTATTCCGGCTTGAAGCCGTTTCGGAATTTCACGGCTGTAAGGGTCAGTGTGCCAACGCTCGCGCTGCTGCAATCCTTCTTGCCCGTTCGATAAAGCGCTCGGCACAAGGATTGGATGTGACCTTGGAGTGAAGCAGATAGGTCGTCAAAGGGCGGGGAGGGCCGGAGAGCGGCCGCATGATGATTTCGAGATGGCGAGAGGCGGCGAATTGCGATCTTGCTCCAAGGGCGATCCCGTATCCGGCAGCCACGAGGTTGGCCAGAACGCCGAAGGTTTTAACCTCATGGGCGACATCGATCGCGATCCTTTCGGATTGAAGCATGGACGCGATCTGCTCGCTCATAGGGGCGCATCCGTCGGCCGCCCACATGATCAGCGGATAGTTTTCGAGTTCACGTAGAGGGATCGTATCCAGCGTCA from Rhizobium sp. ACO-34A includes these protein-coding regions:
- a CDS encoding disulfide bond formation protein DsbA codes for the protein MPIKPTSYRSLNYGVIILATALLSPLGLLAWHLADRAEPSASVVIGGNHTLQSFLSGPPWLLGQNDARYTLTLYADLECTFCKAYFPVLKSWIDGHPDTVLIWHHLPLSIHEPAATELATLAECVGKTGGQPAFWDAVTWIYRHTRSDGRGIPDGTNYPGLNDDTKACIASDGSRTSIQLQTQEGAADGVNATPTVKLQENASGKSLILPGPIEGDALLSALDLLSADETTGRSDHSKTPADPVGAPR
- a CDS encoding integrase, with translation MALTDTAIKNVKPSDKPRKMSDGGGLFLLVQPAGSKLWRQSYRFDGKQKLLSHGSYPTVSLQDARAKREAAKELLGKGIDPAADLKSKKKKEVEPGEIFAVVAKEWFDNRKTGWTERYASRLWNRLENDIIGRIGDRPIAEIEPWEILEAVRKIEKRGSLVMAGRVLSTCGQVFRYAVSTQRAKSDPSRDLRGALRTPNPVQHHKAMKASELAPFFKALAAYPGDEQTVLALRFVIHTMVRTTEARLAEWEEFELDAKEPVWRIPAERMKMGHGHIVPLTPQVLAILRKLRKLSGGSKYVMPTTTKEGVISQNTMIYALYRMGYHSRATVHGFRGTASTILNEQGFNSDWVEAQLAHTDRDEVRAAYNSARWLPRRRKMLQWWSKYLDKVEAGSSAKQSGIRAAAA